A genomic segment from Drosophila miranda strain MSH22 chromosome 3, D.miranda_PacBio2.1, whole genome shotgun sequence encodes:
- the LOC108159258 gene encoding phosphatidylinositol 4,5-bisphosphate 5-phosphatase A isoform X2 produces MVTTTAIADLCIFLLTWNVGTHSPRNLSLTSLLALNGTTNCPGNQLPDIYVIGMQEVSTKQVLNIFQDDPWVLKIASHLQDHEYFKVDSKQLQGILITMFTQHKHIPHMKNIETEATRTGLGGLWGNKGAVSIRLSLYGTGAVFVCSHLAAHDDKLKERIEDYHQIVDNHKYQASGYRRIFDHDFVFWFGDLNFRLSGDSSAWDVRTAAEGMRYDELLKQDQLNLLRETGNAFSLLEEQAPNFAPTFKFIEGTNDYDLKRRPAWCDRILHRVQRNIYPGVTLSATQLSYQSNMEYTLSDHKPVSATFNYKVETANQTDEELHEMTHAGASTPGTPNKKSVKRIYQEYNVKESL; encoded by the exons ATGGTTACGACTACGGCGATCGCCGATCTGTGCATCTTTCTGCTCACCTGGAATGTTGGAACTCATTCGCCCAGAAATTTGTCGCTGACATCGCTGCTGGCCTTGAATGGAACCACCAACTGTCCGGGCAACCAGCTGCCCGATATTTACGTCATAGGCATGCAGGAGGTCAGCACCAAGCAGGTGCTGAACATCTTCCAAGACGACCCGTGGGTGCTGAAAATAGCCTCCCATCTGCAGGATCACGAGTACTTCAAGGTGGACTCGAAGCAGCTCCAGGGAATTCTGATAACGATGTTTACCCAACATAAGCACATTCCCCACATGAAGAACATCGAAACGGAGGCGACCAGAACAGGCCTAGGAGGGCTGTGGGGTAACAAGGGCGCAGTAAGCATCCGGCTCAGTCTGTACGGAACTGGAGCTGTCTTTGTGTGTTCCCATTTGGCGGCCCACGACGACAAGCTGAAGGAACGTATTGAGGACTACCACCAGATAGTGGACAACCACAAGTACCAAGCCTCGGGCTATCGTCGGATCTTTGACCACGATTTTGTCTTTTGGTTTGGTGACCTCAACTTCCGACTCTCCGGCGACAGCAGTGCATGGGACGTGAGGACCGCCGCAGAGGGTATGCGCTATGACGAGCTGCTCAAGCAGGACCAGTTGAACCTGCTGAGGGAGACGGGGAATGCCTTTAGCTTGCTGGAGGAGCAGGCCCCCAACTTTGCGCCCACTTTTAAG TTCATTGAGGGCACCAATGACTACGACCTGAAGCGGCGCCCGGCCTGGTGTGATAGGATCCTGCATCGCGTGCAGCGCAACATTTATCCGGGCGTTACTCTGAGCGCCACCCAGCTGTCTTATCAGTCGAATATGGAGTATACGCTCTCCGACCACAAGCCCGTATCTGCGACATTCAACTACAAAGTAGAGACTGCTAATCAGACCGACGAGGAGTTGCATGAAATGACCCATGCCGGCGCCTCAACCCCAGGCACACCAAAT AAAAAGTCTGTGAAACGAATATATCAAGAGTACAATGTGAAGGAATCTCTGTAA
- the LOC108159258 gene encoding phosphatidylinositol 4,5-bisphosphate 5-phosphatase A isoform X3 gives MVTTTAIADLCIFLLTWNVGTHSPRNLSLTSLLALNGTTNCPGNQLPDIYVIGMQEVSTKQVLNIFQDDPWVLKIASHLQDHEYFKVDSKQLQGILITMFTQHKHIPHMKNIETEATRTGLGGLWGNKGAVSIRLSLYGTGAVFVCSHLAAHDDKLKERIEDYHQIVDNHKYQASGYRRIFDHDFVFWFGDLNFRLSGDSSAWDVRTAAEGMRYDELLKQDQLNLLRETGNAFSLLEEQAPNFAPTFKFIEGTNDYDLKRRPAWCDRILHRVQRNIYPGVTLSATQLSYQSNMEYTLSDHKPVSATFNYKVETANQTDEELHEMTHAGASTPGTPNLFNAQLEQW, from the exons ATGGTTACGACTACGGCGATCGCCGATCTGTGCATCTTTCTGCTCACCTGGAATGTTGGAACTCATTCGCCCAGAAATTTGTCGCTGACATCGCTGCTGGCCTTGAATGGAACCACCAACTGTCCGGGCAACCAGCTGCCCGATATTTACGTCATAGGCATGCAGGAGGTCAGCACCAAGCAGGTGCTGAACATCTTCCAAGACGACCCGTGGGTGCTGAAAATAGCCTCCCATCTGCAGGATCACGAGTACTTCAAGGTGGACTCGAAGCAGCTCCAGGGAATTCTGATAACGATGTTTACCCAACATAAGCACATTCCCCACATGAAGAACATCGAAACGGAGGCGACCAGAACAGGCCTAGGAGGGCTGTGGGGTAACAAGGGCGCAGTAAGCATCCGGCTCAGTCTGTACGGAACTGGAGCTGTCTTTGTGTGTTCCCATTTGGCGGCCCACGACGACAAGCTGAAGGAACGTATTGAGGACTACCACCAGATAGTGGACAACCACAAGTACCAAGCCTCGGGCTATCGTCGGATCTTTGACCACGATTTTGTCTTTTGGTTTGGTGACCTCAACTTCCGACTCTCCGGCGACAGCAGTGCATGGGACGTGAGGACCGCCGCAGAGGGTATGCGCTATGACGAGCTGCTCAAGCAGGACCAGTTGAACCTGCTGAGGGAGACGGGGAATGCCTTTAGCTTGCTGGAGGAGCAGGCCCCCAACTTTGCGCCCACTTTTAAG TTCATTGAGGGCACCAATGACTACGACCTGAAGCGGCGCCCGGCCTGGTGTGATAGGATCCTGCATCGCGTGCAGCGCAACATTTATCCGGGCGTTACTCTGAGCGCCACCCAGCTGTCTTATCAGTCGAATATGGAGTATACGCTCTCCGACCACAAGCCCGTATCTGCGACATTCAACTACAAAGTAGAGACTGCTAATCAGACCGACGAGGAGTTGCATGAAATGACCCATGCCGGCGCCTCAACCCCAGGCACACCAAAT TTGTTTAATGCGCAGCTAGAGCAATGGTGA
- the LOC108159258 gene encoding phosphatidylinositol 4,5-bisphosphate 5-phosphatase A isoform X1, with product MVTTTAIADLCIFLLTWNVGTHSPRNLSLTSLLALNGTTNCPGNQLPDIYVIGMQEVSTKQVLNIFQDDPWVLKIASHLQDHEYFKVDSKQLQGILITMFTQHKHIPHMKNIETEATRTGLGGLWGNKGAVSIRLSLYGTGAVFVCSHLAAHDDKLKERIEDYHQIVDNHKYQASGYRRIFDHDFVFWFGDLNFRLSGDSSAWDVRTAAEGMRYDELLKQDQLNLLRETGNAFSLLEEQAPNFAPTFKFIEGTNDYDLKRRPAWCDRILHRVQRNIYPGVTLSATQLSYQSNMEYTLSDHKPVSATFNYKVETANQTDEELHEMTHAGASTPGTPNVSLTFAFIMLVALPYSQLCFRFFL from the exons ATGGTTACGACTACGGCGATCGCCGATCTGTGCATCTTTCTGCTCACCTGGAATGTTGGAACTCATTCGCCCAGAAATTTGTCGCTGACATCGCTGCTGGCCTTGAATGGAACCACCAACTGTCCGGGCAACCAGCTGCCCGATATTTACGTCATAGGCATGCAGGAGGTCAGCACCAAGCAGGTGCTGAACATCTTCCAAGACGACCCGTGGGTGCTGAAAATAGCCTCCCATCTGCAGGATCACGAGTACTTCAAGGTGGACTCGAAGCAGCTCCAGGGAATTCTGATAACGATGTTTACCCAACATAAGCACATTCCCCACATGAAGAACATCGAAACGGAGGCGACCAGAACAGGCCTAGGAGGGCTGTGGGGTAACAAGGGCGCAGTAAGCATCCGGCTCAGTCTGTACGGAACTGGAGCTGTCTTTGTGTGTTCCCATTTGGCGGCCCACGACGACAAGCTGAAGGAACGTATTGAGGACTACCACCAGATAGTGGACAACCACAAGTACCAAGCCTCGGGCTATCGTCGGATCTTTGACCACGATTTTGTCTTTTGGTTTGGTGACCTCAACTTCCGACTCTCCGGCGACAGCAGTGCATGGGACGTGAGGACCGCCGCAGAGGGTATGCGCTATGACGAGCTGCTCAAGCAGGACCAGTTGAACCTGCTGAGGGAGACGGGGAATGCCTTTAGCTTGCTGGAGGAGCAGGCCCCCAACTTTGCGCCCACTTTTAAG TTCATTGAGGGCACCAATGACTACGACCTGAAGCGGCGCCCGGCCTGGTGTGATAGGATCCTGCATCGCGTGCAGCGCAACATTTATCCGGGCGTTACTCTGAGCGCCACCCAGCTGTCTTATCAGTCGAATATGGAGTATACGCTCTCCGACCACAAGCCCGTATCTGCGACATTCAACTACAAAGTAGAGACTGCTAATCAGACCGACGAGGAGTTGCATGAAATGACCCATGCCGGCGCCTCAACCCCAGGCACACCAAATGTTAGTTTGACCTTCGCCTTTATAATGCTTGTAGCTTTGCCTTATTCTCAACTCTGCTTTCGCTTCTTTTTGTAG